The Halomonas sp. KG2 genome segment AACCTACTGGTCAGTTGCGGGTAGAATGGCGCGCAATTTTGTAAGCTTGTCGATGCGACCTAGGTCGCCATCCTGAATCCCATGCAGCGAGGAAGTCCCATGAGTGTTTACGCCATTAATCATCCGCTTGTTCAACATAAGCTGGGACTGCTGCGCGAAGCCGATTTGAGCACCAAAAGCTTCCGGGAGCTAGCAGGTGAAGTGGCTAAGCTGCTGACCTATGAAGCAACAAAGGGGCTAGAGCTCGAGGATCATGAGATTCAAGGCTGGAACAACGAGCCTATTGCGACGCGCCGTCTGAAAGGGAAAAAAGTAACGGTTGTGCCAATTCTGCGCGCTGGCTTAGGCATGCTGGAGGGCGTTACTGACCTGATTCCTAGCGCACGCGTCAGCGTGGTGGGTCTTTATCGGGATGAAGAGACTCTTCAACCGGTGCCTTATTTCGCCAAGTTCGCCAATGATATTGAAGAGCGCATGGCGCTTGTCATCGACCCGATGCTGGCGACCGGCGGTTCAATGGTTGCGACGCTAGACATGTTGCGTGAGCGTGGTTGTGAGCATATGAAAGTCATCGTGCTGGTAGCTGCCCCTGAGGGCATTAAGCGTGTTCAGGACGCGTACCCAGATGTTGAGATCTACACCGCATCCGTTGATGATCGGCTAGATGAGCACGGTTACATCGTGCCTGGTTTGGGAGATGCAGGCGATAAGATCTTCGGAACGCGCTAAGCACTCCGACTAACAATGCCCCTTACGCTTCGCGTTGGG includes the following:
- the upp gene encoding uracil phosphoribosyltransferase; the encoded protein is MSVYAINHPLVQHKLGLLREADLSTKSFRELAGEVAKLLTYEATKGLELEDHEIQGWNNEPIATRRLKGKKVTVVPILRAGLGMLEGVTDLIPSARVSVVGLYRDEETLQPVPYFAKFANDIEERMALVIDPMLATGGSMVATLDMLRERGCEHMKVIVLVAAPEGIKRVQDAYPDVEIYTASVDDRLDEHGYIVPGLGDAGDKIFGTR